In Amycolatopsis coloradensis, one genomic interval encodes:
- a CDS encoding GAF and ANTAR domain-containing protein: MADERLWQRDKAGFGSGETMSAGPLAEQFVELTRLLLAASTPAQVLQQVVAAAYRVVPGADLVSVTLRAPDGGFHTPVSTGEVALELDQVQYRAGTGPCVDAADSESPGYIRSEDLKAEKRWPDFSRAAVRHGFTAILSTVLVPDAAPPRLPGALNIYSRRPGALDSRAQDTALLLATHGSLALATTNAVSRTELEGSHLRRAVESRDVIGQAKGILMQRRGLTADEAFDLLRRTSQDLNVKLAELARTLATRHTELDIP; encoded by the coding sequence ATGGCGGACGAACGACTGTGGCAGCGCGACAAGGCCGGATTCGGCTCAGGCGAGACCATGTCGGCGGGCCCGCTGGCCGAGCAGTTCGTCGAGCTCACACGCCTGCTGCTGGCCGCCTCGACACCCGCCCAGGTCCTGCAGCAGGTCGTCGCCGCCGCGTACCGGGTCGTCCCGGGCGCGGACCTGGTGTCGGTCACCCTGCGGGCCCCGGACGGGGGCTTCCACACCCCCGTCTCGACCGGCGAAGTGGCGCTGGAGCTCGACCAGGTGCAGTACCGGGCGGGCACGGGGCCGTGCGTCGACGCCGCCGACAGCGAAAGTCCCGGGTACATCCGCAGTGAGGACCTGAAGGCGGAGAAGAGGTGGCCGGACTTCTCCCGGGCCGCCGTGCGGCACGGTTTCACCGCGATCCTGTCCACCGTGCTGGTGCCCGACGCGGCTCCACCGAGGCTGCCCGGCGCGCTGAACATCTACAGCCGCCGCCCCGGGGCGCTCGATTCGCGGGCACAGGACACCGCGTTGCTGCTGGCGACCCACGGCTCGCTCGCGCTGGCGACCACCAACGCGGTGAGCCGGACGGAGCTGGAAGGGAGCCATCTCCGGCGGGCGGTCGAATCGCGCGACGTCATCGGGCAGGCGAAGGGGATCCTCATGCAACGACGCGGCCTGACCGCCGACGAGGCCTTCGACCTGCTGCGCCGCACCTCCCAGGACCTCAACGTCAAACTCGCCGAACTCGCCCGCACCCTGGCGACCCGGCACACGGAGCTCGACATCCCGTGA
- the katG gene encoding catalase/peroxidase HPI, translating into MSDTPEKGCPVAHDSVTAHGSESENPAIDSPTPKTGGRPRTNKDWWPNQLDLSVLHAHSPKANPLGEDFSYAEEFAKLDVEALKRDIVEVLTTSQDWWPADFGHYGGLMIRMSWHAAGTYRIHDGRGGAGDGAQRFAPLNSWPDNANLDKARRLLWPVKEKYGQQISWADLLVLAGNVALESMGFKTFGFGFGRVDTWEPEEIFWGPEDTWLGDERYATDTEMVPDVGATEMGLIYVNPEGPRGNADPAAAAHFIRETFARMAMNDEETVALIAGGHTFGKTHGAGIADDHVGPEPEAAPIETQGLGWLSTHGSGKGADTITSGLEVTWTDKPTQWSNRFFEILFGYEWELTTSPGGAKQYVAKDSEAIIPDAHDPAKKHKPTMLTTDLALRVDPAYEKISRRFLENPDEFALAFAKAWYKLLHRDMGPVSRFLGPWVPEPQLWQDPVPDVDHELVGDADIAALKTKVLESGLTVGQLVGTAWASAASFRSTDKRGGANGARIRLEPQRDWEVNQPEQLRTVLETLEGIQREFNDAGGAKISLADLIVLAGSAAVEKAARDAGTEVSVAFHPGRTDATQEDTDVESFALLEPRADGFRNYLRPEEKLQPEVLLVERAYMLDLTAPEMTVLVGGLRSLGITAGDTRHGVFTDRPGVLTNDFFTNLLSPGTKWKVSESEENVYEIRDVTTDAVKWTATAVDLVFGSNSQLRALSEVYAGQAARERFAADFAKAWTKVMELDRFDLA; encoded by the coding sequence ATGAGTGACACCCCGGAGAAGGGCTGCCCCGTGGCCCACGACTCCGTGACCGCGCACGGTAGCGAGAGCGAGAACCCGGCGATCGACTCGCCGACACCGAAAACGGGTGGCCGCCCGCGTACCAACAAGGACTGGTGGCCCAACCAGCTCGATCTGTCGGTGCTGCACGCCCACTCGCCCAAGGCCAACCCGCTCGGCGAGGACTTCAGCTACGCCGAGGAATTCGCCAAACTCGACGTCGAGGCCCTCAAACGGGACATCGTCGAGGTGCTCACCACCTCGCAGGACTGGTGGCCCGCCGACTTCGGCCACTACGGCGGCCTGATGATCCGGATGAGCTGGCACGCCGCGGGCACCTACCGCATCCACGACGGCCGCGGCGGCGCCGGTGACGGCGCGCAGCGGTTCGCCCCGCTCAACAGCTGGCCCGACAACGCCAACCTCGACAAGGCGCGGCGGCTGCTGTGGCCGGTCAAGGAGAAGTACGGCCAGCAGATCTCGTGGGCCGACCTGCTCGTGCTCGCGGGGAACGTCGCACTGGAATCGATGGGGTTCAAGACGTTCGGCTTCGGCTTCGGCCGGGTGGACACCTGGGAGCCCGAGGAGATCTTCTGGGGTCCGGAGGACACCTGGCTGGGTGACGAGCGCTACGCCACTGACACCGAGATGGTGCCCGACGTCGGCGCGACCGAGATGGGCCTCATCTACGTCAACCCGGAGGGGCCGCGCGGTAACGCAGACCCGGCCGCGGCGGCGCATTTCATCCGGGAGACCTTCGCCAGGATGGCGATGAACGACGAGGAGACCGTCGCGCTCATCGCCGGTGGCCACACCTTCGGCAAGACCCACGGCGCGGGTATCGCCGACGACCACGTCGGCCCGGAGCCCGAAGCCGCCCCGATCGAGACGCAGGGCCTCGGCTGGCTGAGCACCCACGGCAGCGGCAAGGGCGCCGACACGATCACCAGTGGTCTCGAAGTGACGTGGACCGACAAGCCGACGCAGTGGAGCAACCGGTTCTTCGAGATCCTCTTCGGCTACGAGTGGGAGCTCACCACGAGCCCCGGCGGCGCGAAGCAGTACGTCGCCAAGGACTCCGAGGCGATCATCCCGGACGCGCACGACCCGGCCAAGAAGCACAAGCCGACCATGCTCACGACGGATCTGGCACTGCGCGTCGACCCGGCGTACGAGAAGATCTCGCGCCGCTTCCTGGAAAACCCGGACGAGTTCGCCCTCGCCTTCGCCAAGGCCTGGTACAAGCTGCTGCACCGCGACATGGGCCCGGTCAGCCGCTTCCTGGGGCCGTGGGTCCCCGAGCCGCAGCTGTGGCAGGACCCGGTGCCGGACGTCGACCACGAGCTCGTGGGGGACGCCGACATCGCCGCCCTCAAGACGAAGGTGCTCGAGTCGGGGCTCACGGTCGGCCAGCTCGTCGGCACCGCGTGGGCGTCCGCGGCGAGCTTCCGCTCCACCGACAAACGCGGTGGTGCCAACGGCGCGCGGATCCGCCTGGAACCCCAGCGTGACTGGGAAGTCAACCAGCCGGAGCAGCTCAGGACCGTCCTGGAGACGCTGGAAGGCATCCAGCGCGAGTTCAACGACGCCGGTGGCGCCAAGATCTCGCTGGCCGACCTGATCGTGCTGGCGGGCTCCGCCGCCGTCGAGAAGGCCGCGCGTGACGCCGGCACCGAGGTGAGCGTGGCTTTCCACCCCGGCCGCACCGACGCCACGCAGGAGGACACCGACGTCGAGTCGTTCGCGCTCCTCGAACCGCGCGCCGACGGGTTCCGCAACTACCTGCGTCCCGAGGAGAAGCTGCAGCCGGAGGTCCTGCTCGTCGAGCGCGCGTACATGCTCGACCTGACCGCGCCGGAGATGACCGTCCTCGTCGGAGGCCTGCGTTCGCTCGGGATCACCGCCGGTGACACCCGCCACGGTGTCTTCACCGACCGGCCGGGCGTGCTCACCAACGACTTCTTCACCAACCTCCTCTCGCCGGGTACGAAGTGGAAGGTGTCGGAATCCGAGGAGAACGTGTACGAGATCCGCGACGTCACCACGGACGCGGTGAAGTGGACGGCCACCGCGGTCGACCTCGTCTTCGGCTCGAACTCCCAGCTGAGGGCGCTCTCCGAGGTCTACGCGGGGCAGGCCGCGCGGGAGCGGTTCGCCGCGGACTTCGCCAAGGCCTGGACCAAGGTCATGGAACTGGACCGGTTCGACCTCGCCTGA
- a CDS encoding hemerythrin domain-containing protein has translation MAGDVVDLIMQDHREVERLFGELERHPEKRPLLVPVLSSLLTAHSRAEEAEVYPAAKGEADEAEDVAHGQKEHAEAEQLLVRLNGTEPESAEFDKVLSDLVEAVTHHVEEEESTVLPKMRRELGEERRRELGKAFVDSRASHLGDRPGEATKRELLTQARNAGVTGASKMDKDEIAREVAKSS, from the coding sequence GTGGCCGGAGACGTCGTGGACTTGATCATGCAGGACCACCGTGAAGTGGAGCGGTTGTTCGGCGAACTCGAGCGGCATCCGGAGAAACGGCCGTTGCTCGTCCCCGTGCTCTCGTCGTTGCTCACCGCGCACAGCCGAGCCGAGGAGGCCGAGGTGTACCCGGCCGCCAAGGGCGAGGCGGACGAGGCCGAAGACGTCGCGCACGGTCAAAAGGAGCACGCCGAGGCCGAGCAACTGCTCGTGAGGCTGAACGGCACCGAACCCGAATCGGCGGAGTTCGACAAGGTGCTCTCCGACCTCGTCGAGGCGGTCACGCATCACGTGGAGGAAGAGGAATCCACCGTACTGCCGAAAATGCGGCGCGAACTGGGCGAAGAACGGCGCCGCGAACTGGGGAAGGCCTTCGTGGACAGCCGGGCGTCGCATCTCGGCGACCGTCCCGGTGAGGCCACCAAACGAGAACTGCTGACCCAGGCGCGCAACGCGGGTGTGACGGGTGCCTCGAAGATGGACAAGGACGAGATCGCGCGCGAGGTGGCCAAGTCGTCCTGA
- a CDS encoding STAS domain-containing protein: MAIDTEAGQAAPLVVVETARSEEAITVEVAGDIDISTSTRLRAELFELLADGPGAAVIDMTGVGFCDSSGLSVLVQLNRRCAEAGIDLSFAPSKVLRRAIELTGLLPTLKMSD; the protein is encoded by the coding sequence ATGGCGATCGATACCGAAGCCGGGCAGGCCGCTCCTCTCGTCGTGGTCGAGACGGCCCGTTCGGAAGAAGCGATCACCGTCGAAGTGGCGGGTGACATCGATATTTCGACCAGTACTCGGCTCCGGGCCGAGCTCTTCGAACTGCTGGCCGACGGCCCCGGCGCCGCGGTGATCGACATGACCGGAGTCGGCTTCTGCGATTCCTCGGGTCTTTCCGTGCTGGTGCAGCTGAATCGTCGCTGCGCGGAGGCCGGGATCGACCTGAGTTTCGCGCCGTCCAAGGTACTGCGGCGGGCCATCGAGCTCACCGGCCTGCTGCCGACGCTGAAGATGAGCGACTAA
- a CDS encoding ornithine decarboxylase, translating into MDHSRAPVLEAIEAYRRAGGLAFTPPGHKQGRGADPRVLELLGRDAFASDLLTLNGLDDRRMSRGILSQAQDLMADAVDAEHTFFSTCGSSLSVKSAMLAVAGPGERLLVSRNAHKSVVAGLVISGVHPVWVRPRYDEEHHLAHPPGPEEVEAALADAPGVKGMLLITPTDYGTCADIRGVARVCHAADKPLIVDEAWGAHYPFHDDLPTWAMDGEADLCVTSTHKMGGGLEQASVFHLRGDRVSPDVLKAREDLLGTTSTSALLFASLDGWRRQMVEHGEELLGNALSLASRVRAEIEDIPGLHALAGEFHPLAFEHDPLKIVVDVAGLGITGYQAADHLAERHLHTGLSDHRRIAVQITHADDEETVSALMNGLRGLAGHDFERRPAVDLPSAAELTLEMRMSPRDAFFADAEHVPLDKAEGRVSAEMVSPYPPGVPAIAPGEVFTDAIIDYLHTGVRAGMFVYDAADPELGTVRVVA; encoded by the coding sequence ATGGACCACTCGCGCGCACCGGTGCTGGAAGCCATCGAGGCCTACCGCCGCGCGGGCGGGCTCGCCTTCACCCCACCGGGTCACAAACAAGGCCGCGGCGCGGATCCGCGCGTACTGGAGCTGCTCGGCCGGGACGCTTTCGCGTCGGACCTGCTCACCCTCAACGGTTTGGACGACCGCAGGATGTCGCGTGGCATCCTCAGCCAGGCACAGGACCTGATGGCCGACGCCGTGGACGCGGAGCACACCTTCTTCTCCACCTGCGGAAGTTCACTCTCGGTCAAGAGCGCCATGCTCGCCGTCGCCGGACCGGGTGAACGTCTCCTGGTGTCCCGCAACGCCCACAAATCGGTCGTCGCCGGCCTGGTGATCAGCGGTGTGCACCCGGTCTGGGTCCGCCCCCGATACGACGAGGAGCACCATCTCGCGCATCCTCCCGGCCCGGAAGAGGTCGAGGCCGCGCTGGCGGACGCGCCCGGCGTCAAAGGCATGCTGCTGATCACCCCGACCGACTACGGCACCTGCGCCGACATCCGCGGTGTCGCCCGCGTCTGCCATGCCGCGGACAAGCCGCTGATCGTCGACGAGGCGTGGGGTGCCCACTACCCGTTCCACGACGACCTGCCGACCTGGGCGATGGACGGCGAAGCCGACCTCTGCGTCACGAGCACGCACAAGATGGGCGGCGGGCTCGAACAGGCGTCGGTGTTTCACCTGCGAGGCGACCGGGTCTCCCCCGACGTGCTCAAGGCCAGGGAGGACCTGCTCGGCACCACGAGCACTTCCGCGCTGTTGTTCGCCTCTCTCGACGGCTGGCGCAGGCAGATGGTCGAACACGGCGAAGAGCTGCTGGGCAACGCGCTGTCGCTGGCCTCCCGCGTACGAGCGGAGATCGAAGACATCCCCGGGCTGCACGCGCTGGCCGGGGAATTCCACCCGCTCGCCTTCGAACACGACCCGCTCAAGATCGTGGTCGACGTCGCCGGCCTCGGCATCACCGGCTACCAGGCGGCCGACCATCTCGCCGAACGCCATCTGCACACCGGGCTGTCCGACCACCGGCGGATCGCGGTGCAGATCACCCACGCCGACGACGAGGAAACCGTGTCCGCCCTGATGAACGGCCTGCGCGGGCTGGCAGGACACGATTTCGAGCGGCGACCGGCGGTCGACCTGCCCTCCGCCGCGGAACTGACCCTGGAAATGCGGATGTCGCCCCGCGACGCGTTCTTCGCCGACGCCGAGCACGTGCCGCTCGACAAGGCCGAGGGGCGCGTCAGCGCGGAGATGGTCAGCCCCTACCCGCCGGGTGTCCCGGCGATCGCTCCCGGTGAAGTGTTCACCGACGCGATCATCGATTATCTCCACACCGGCGTCCGCGCCGGCATGTTCGTCTACGACGCCGCGGATCCCGAGCTGGGCACGGTGCGTGTCGTCGCTTAG
- a CDS encoding VOC family protein, with the protein MACRITELILDCADPVRMAAFWCEVLGYVEIGKDGDDIEIGPPGVGFGGPQPTLILSRSDDPKPGKLPLHLDVNPTDRDQDAELERLLAAGARPADVGQTGEESWHVLADPEGNVFCLLRARVDP; encoded by the coding sequence ATGGCCTGCCGTATCACCGAACTCATCCTCGACTGCGCCGACCCGGTCCGGATGGCGGCCTTCTGGTGCGAAGTGCTCGGCTACGTCGAAATCGGCAAGGACGGCGACGACATCGAGATCGGGCCGCCCGGCGTCGGCTTCGGCGGACCTCAGCCCACGTTGATCCTGAGCCGCAGCGACGATCCGAAGCCGGGCAAGCTCCCGCTGCACCTCGACGTGAACCCCACCGACCGCGATCAGGACGCGGAACTGGAGCGGTTGCTCGCCGCCGGGGCACGGCCCGCCGACGTCGGCCAGACGGGGGAAGAGTCGTGGCATGTGCTCGCCGACCCCGAAGGAAACGTGTTCTGTCTTCTCCGCGCACGGGTCGATCCCTGA
- a CDS encoding Fur family transcriptional regulator, translated as MSDFEAQLRAVSLRVTRPRLAVLAALRDHPHVDTETVIALVRADLPTVSHQAVYDVLRALTETGLIRRIQPAGALARYEARVGDNHHHVVCRSCGAIADVDCAVGHAPCLTASDDHGFVIDEAEVVYWGLCPGCAADPVQR; from the coding sequence ATGTCCGACTTCGAGGCACAGCTGCGAGCGGTTTCGCTGCGCGTGACTCGGCCCCGGCTGGCCGTGCTCGCGGCGCTGCGCGATCATCCGCACGTCGACACCGAAACGGTGATAGCGCTGGTGCGGGCCGACCTTCCCACGGTCTCCCACCAGGCGGTCTACGACGTGTTGCGGGCGCTCACCGAAACCGGTCTGATCCGGCGTATCCAGCCCGCCGGCGCGCTCGCCCGCTACGAGGCCCGGGTGGGGGACAACCATCACCATGTCGTCTGCCGTTCCTGCGGTGCGATCGCGGACGTCGACTGCGCCGTCGGCCATGCCCCCTGTCTCACCGCCTCGGACGATCACGGGTTCGTGATCGACGAGGCGGAGGTCGTCTACTGGGGCCTGTGCCCCGGCTGCGCGGCCGACCCCGTCCAGCGATGA